A stretch of the Carassius carassius chromosome 50, fCarCar2.1, whole genome shotgun sequence genome encodes the following:
- the LOC132133062 gene encoding catalase-like, whose product MADRDKATDQMKLWKDGRGSQRPDVLTTGAGVPVGDKLNSMTAGPRGPLLVQDVVFTDEMAHFDRERIPERVVHAKGAGAFGYFEVTHDITRYCKAKVFEHVGKTTPIAVRFSTVAGESGSADTVRDPRGFAVKFYTDEGNWDLTGNNTPIFFIRDALLFPSFIHSQKRNPQTHVKDPDMVWDFWSLRPESLHQVSFLFSDRGIPDGYRHMNGYGSHTFKLVNAQGQSVYCKFHYKTDQGIKNLPVEEADRLASSDPDYSIRDLYNAISNGNFPSWTFYIQVMTFEQAENWQWNPFDLTKVWPHKDFPLIPVGRFVLNRNPLNYFAEVEQLAFDPSNMPPGIEPSPDKMLQGRLFSYPDTHRHRLGANYLQLPVNCPYRTRVANYQRDGPMCMYDNQGGAPNYFPNSFSAPETQPCFIESKCKVSPDVDRYNSADDDNVAQVRTFFTEVLKEAERERLCQNMAGHLKGAQLFIQKRMVENLMAVHPDYGTRVQSLLDKYNAEGKKNTIHVYSRGGPSAVAAASKM is encoded by the exons ATGGCAGACAGAGATAAAGCGACGGATCAGATGAAACTGTGGAAGGACGGCCGCGGCTCTCAG CGGCCGGATGTCCTGACCACTGGAGCTGGAGTCCCGGTAGGGGACAAGTTAAACTCAATGACGGCGGGTCCTCGGGGGCCACTGCTGGTCCAGGATGTGGTTTTTACTGATGAAATGGCCCACTTTGACCGAGAGCGGATACCAGAGAGAGTCGTGCACGCAAAAGGAGCag GAGCTTTTGGCTACTTCGAAGTGACCCATGACATCACACGCTATTGCAAAGCCAAAGTGTTCGAACATGTGGGAAAGACAACACCCATCGCTGTTCGTTTTTCCACTGTGG CTGGTGAGTCTGGGTCAGCAGACACCGTCCGAGATCCTCGAGGTTTTGCAGTGAAGTTCTACACCGATGAGGGCAACTGGGATCTTACAGGAAACAACACCCCCATCTTTTTTATCAGGGATGCACTTCTG tTTCCGTCCTTCATCCACTCTCAGAAGCGGAATCCGCAGACTCACGTGAAGGATCCGGATATGGTTTGGGATTTCTGGAGTTTACGTCCCGAATCGCTGCACCAG GTGTCTTTTCTGTTCAGCGATCGGGGAATTCCGGATGGCTACCGTCATATGAACGGATATGGATCGCATACCTTCAAGCTGGTCAATGCTCAGGGTCAGTCGGTGTACTGCAAGTTCCACTACAAG ACGGATCAGGGCATTAAGAATTTGCCAGTTGAAGAGGCTGACCGTCTGGCTTCTTCCGACCCGGATTACTCCATCAGAGATCTCTACAATGCCATCTCCAACGGCAACTTCCCATCCTGGACTTTCTACATCCAAGTCATGACCTTTGAGCAGGCGGAGAACTGGCAGTGGAATCCTTTTGATTTGACTAAG GTGTGGCCCCATAAAGACTTCCCTCTGATTCCTGTGGGACGCTTTGTGTTGAACCGAAACCCTCTCAACTATTTTGCTGAGGTCGAGCAGCTGGCGTTTGATCCCAGTAACATGCCGCCTGGCATTGAGCCCAGCCCGGACAAGATGCTGCAG GGGCGTCTTTTCTCTTATCCAGACACACATAGGCATCGGCTCGGAGCGAATTACCTCCAACTGCCCGTCAACTGCCCCTACCGCACCCGAGTGGCAAACTACCAGAGAGATGGACCCATGTGCATGTACGACAACCAGG GGGGAGCTCCTAACTACTTCCCCAACAGCTTCAGTGCTCCTGAGACCCAGCCGTGCTTCATCGAGTCCAAGTGTAAAGTGTCTCCTGATGTGGACCGATACAACAGCGCAGACGATGACAATGTGGCACAG GTGCGCACGTTCTTCACGGAGGTGTTGAAAGAAGCCGAGCGAGAGCGTCTGTGTCAGAACATGGCCGGCCATCTGAAAGGGGCTCAACTGTTTATTCAGAAACGCATG GTGGAAAACCTGATGGCCGTTCACCCTGATTACGGCACTCGCGTTCAAAGTCTCCTGGATAAATACAACGCTGAAGGGAAAAAG AACACTATTCATGTTTATTCTCGTGGTGGACCGTCCGCTGTGGCTGCAGCTTCTAAGATGTGA
- the LOC132133244 gene encoding interferon-induced transmembrane protein 5-like, with protein sequence MDNATYNYMNDCTPLTNCKSGRKAGGSTVVNMSHVGKKPPNDYLIWSLCNTLYVNFCCLGFMALIYSIKARDQKTLGDLRAAQECSDKAKWYNILASGWNLLIPLLVLGLLVLLVVHLGSSEGTFDFFGEDGFQSFMKLFSR encoded by the exons ATGGATAACGCCACATACAACTACATGAATGACTGCACGCCGCTCACTAACTGTAAGTCCGGCCGTAAGGCTGGAGGCTCCACAGTGGTCAACATGAGCCATGTGGGCAAGAAGCCACCAAACGACTACCTGATCTGGTCGCTCTGTAACACTCTCTACGTCAACTTCTGCTGCCTGGGATTCATGGCTCTGATCTACTCCATCAAG GCTCGAGATCAGAAGACTTTGGGTGACCTGCGTGCAGCACAGGAATGCTCAGACAAGGCCAAGTGGTACAACATCCTGGCATCGGGCTGGAATCTGCTGATTCCTCTGCTGGTGTTGGGTCTGCTGGTCCTGCTCGTGGTTCATCTGGGCAGCTCAGAGGGAACGTTTGATTTCTTCGGTGAAGACGGATTCCAGAGCTTCATGAAGCTCTTCAGCAGGTAG
- the LOC132133161 gene encoding cyclin-dependent kinase inhibitor 1C-like — translation MSAVLLSTIAGERLTRRKTGPQRSSEILPLTLLKRTETCRNLFGPVDHDELKRQLSSKLREISERDQLRWNFDFGEGQPLEGDLKWEESRAEDCPEFYRESTVLSKRHLMDFPTTENITQVPPKSGGPSVIVMKQKNQPNECDRGKLSRKTVQTKRLADMRITDFYEKRKKMDRVFKESRNME, via the exons ATGTCTGCCGTCCTGCTTTCCACCATCGCCGGGGAAAGACTGACCCGAAGGAAAACCGGTCCTCAGAGAAGCTCGGAGATTCTCCCGCTAACGTTACTGAAGCGCACGGAAACGTGCCGAAATCTGTTCGGACCTGTGGATCACGACGAGCTAAAGCGACAATTGTCTTCCAAACTTCGCGAAATATCTGAACGAGATCAGCTGAGGTGGAACTTCGACTTCGGCGAAGGGCAGCCGCTGGAAGGGGATTTAAAATGGGAGGAAAGTCGAGCGGAGGACTGTCCGGAGTTTTACAGAGAAAGCACTGTCCTGTCAAAGAGACATCTGATGGACTTTCCCACGACAGAAAATATCACACAAGTTCCCCCAAAATCTGGGGGTCCTTCAGTGATAGTTATGAAACAAAAGAACCAGCCAAACGAGTGTGACCGGGGAAAATTATCTCGTAAAACAGTCCAGACGAAGAGACTCGCAGACATGCGCATTACAG ATTTTtatgaaaagagaaagaaaatggacCGCGTCTTTAAGGAAAGCAGAAACATGGAATAA